The following proteins are co-located in the Cetobacterium sp. NK01 genome:
- a CDS encoding AbgT family transporter, protein MSTNSTTKKMSFFEKFLNFVEVTGNKLPHPVAMFFGFFVITIIFSMILSYTGVSVNYKEISRTTGQVIEKTTYVQNLLTRSGIRGIFGSTVKNFTGHAALGSIVVAMLGVGLAEGTGLLNSIIKKIVISTPKQLVSAIVVFAGVMSNIASDAGYVVLIPLGAVIFLSFGRHPLAGIAAAFAGVSGGFSANLLIGTTDPLLGGITTSAAQIVLPGYSVTPTANFFFMFVSTFFITAVGAWITDRVVEPRLGEYKGPKVDINLNDQISPEEKKGLRAAGLATIGFIIVVLFMVIPENAIFRLTSEEISKFVAENNREPGTMEILKPFFSDSIVYILMLAFFIPGLAYGVAAKTVKSHKDVIKSMTKAMASCGQVLVIIFVSAQFVYVFSKSNIGIVIAVKLADVLKDLGISGIWAAVGLIFLTAFVNLFIGGASSKWLMLSPVFIPMFVELGLTPEYTQLAYRIGDSTTNIISPLMSYFPIIVGFASKYEEKEGSMGIGTIIAMMLPYSLVFLIGWTIMFIAWTYLGLPIGPGVSMFM, encoded by the coding sequence ATGTCTACAAATTCTACAACAAAAAAAATGAGTTTTTTTGAGAAATTCTTAAACTTTGTAGAAGTTACAGGAAATAAGTTACCTCATCCAGTAGCCATGTTCTTTGGTTTCTTTGTGATAACTATTATATTTTCTATGATACTTTCTTACACTGGCGTTTCTGTAAACTATAAAGAAATCTCAAGAACTACTGGACAAGTTATTGAAAAAACAACTTATGTTCAAAATCTTTTAACAAGAAGCGGAATTAGAGGAATTTTCGGTTCAACAGTTAAAAACTTTACTGGCCATGCTGCATTAGGTTCAATTGTTGTTGCAATGCTTGGAGTTGGATTAGCTGAGGGAACTGGATTATTAAACTCTATTATTAAAAAAATTGTTATATCAACTCCTAAACAACTTGTTTCTGCTATAGTTGTTTTTGCTGGAGTTATGTCAAATATTGCATCTGATGCTGGATATGTTGTACTTATTCCACTTGGAGCTGTTATTTTCTTATCTTTCGGAAGACATCCACTTGCAGGTATCGCTGCTGCTTTCGCCGGAGTTTCTGGTGGATTTTCTGCGAACCTTTTAATTGGTACTACTGATCCGTTATTAGGAGGTATTACTACTTCTGCTGCACAGATTGTTTTACCTGGATACTCTGTTACACCTACAGCTAACTTCTTCTTTATGTTCGTTTCAACTTTCTTTATTACAGCTGTTGGTGCGTGGATAACTGATAGAGTTGTTGAACCTAGATTAGGTGAATATAAAGGGCCTAAGGTTGATATTAACTTAAATGATCAAATTAGCCCAGAAGAGAAAAAGGGTCTAAGAGCTGCTGGATTAGCTACCATTGGATTTATTATAGTTGTTTTATTTATGGTTATACCTGAAAATGCAATTTTTAGATTAACATCTGAAGAGATTTCTAAATTTGTTGCTGAAAACAACAGAGAACCTGGAACTATGGAAATTTTAAAGCCATTCTTTAGTGATTCAATTGTTTATATTCTTATGTTGGCATTCTTTATTCCTGGTCTTGCTTATGGAGTTGCTGCTAAAACTGTTAAGTCACATAAAGATGTTATAAAATCAATGACTAAAGCTATGGCATCTTGTGGACAAGTTTTAGTTATCATATTCGTTTCAGCACAATTCGTATATGTATTCTCTAAATCAAATATTGGAATTGTTATTGCAGTTAAACTTGCTGATGTTCTAAAAGATTTAGGTATTTCTGGAATTTGGGCTGCAGTTGGACTAATATTCTTAACAGCTTTTGTTAACTTATTTATTGGTGGAGCTTCATCTAAATGGCTAATGCTTTCTCCTGTATTCATCCCTATGTTTGTTGAATTAGGATTAACTCCTGAGTATACTCAGTTAGCATATAGAATTGGAGATTCTACAACTAATATAATTTCTCCACTTATGTCTTATTTCCCTATTATAGTTGGATTCGCTTCTAAATATGAGGAAAAAGAAGGGTCAATGGGAATTGGAACTATTATTGCAATGATGCTTCCATATTCATTAGTATTCTTAATTGGATGGACTATTATGTTTATTGCTTGGACTTATTTAGGGTTACCAATAGGACCTGGAGTTAGCATGTTTATGTAA
- a CDS encoding helix-turn-helix domain-containing protein, whose amino-acid sequence MNQNIIYKLEDLIKNNNKTLFYEYLKVLNLYKFFIESVQEFFLEDQLEIITFFHEKALNKNFNIYDILNTKESLIFITNKTKEKNFKLALEYYRNRTIYNLDSFQSIENIKKEGRYTYSIIDFLTKNISLISNVYEFNKEMFQEKLEYFSSEKEFYEIYSDKYCDIILIKKNFFQEFNPSLFSSFGLTIRFCELGQIGFKKDTIILNENEALITNGISLGQYKVLTNDINYLTIHIKDNFLKDFNIKEINYSMKKLPWKIDKVSSILFENLNSLKNNRILVLNFLTKIILELLNEQKNLNFKVLSEDSIIKITKFIDNNLENPTLSITQLQNIFGFNKNTLIQLFKRNYNTCPSKYIINKKLEYASILLIETELSITEIAYKLNFSNSSKFSLNFKGKFLYTPLQFRKKYKELK is encoded by the coding sequence ATGAATCAAAATATTATATATAAATTAGAAGACTTAATAAAAAATAATAATAAAACTCTTTTTTACGAGTATTTAAAAGTTCTCAATCTTTATAAATTTTTTATTGAAAGTGTTCAAGAATTTTTTTTAGAAGATCAACTAGAAATAATCACCTTTTTTCATGAAAAAGCTTTAAATAAAAATTTTAATATTTATGATATCTTAAATACCAAGGAATCTTTAATATTTATAACTAACAAGACAAAAGAAAAAAATTTCAAACTAGCATTAGAGTACTATAGAAATAGAACTATCTACAATTTAGACTCTTTTCAAAGTATTGAAAACATAAAAAAAGAGGGTAGATACACTTATTCTATAATAGATTTTTTAACTAAAAATATATCTTTAATCTCAAATGTATACGAATTCAATAAAGAGATGTTTCAAGAAAAACTTGAATATTTTTCTTCAGAAAAAGAATTTTATGAAATATACTCTGATAAATATTGCGACATTATTTTAATTAAAAAAAATTTTTTCCAAGAATTCAATCCCTCTTTATTTTCTAGTTTTGGCCTTACAATTCGATTTTGTGAACTTGGACAAATAGGCTTTAAAAAAGATACTATTATATTAAATGAAAACGAAGCTTTAATAACTAATGGTATATCTTTGGGACAATATAAGGTTTTAACAAATGATATTAATTATTTAACAATACATATTAAGGATAACTTTCTAAAAGATTTTAATATTAAAGAGATTAATTATTCTATGAAAAAACTTCCTTGGAAAATTGATAAGGTATCTTCTATTTTATTTGAAAATTTAAATAGTTTAAAAAACAATAGAATTCTTGTTTTAAACTTTTTAACTAAAATAATCTTAGAACTTTTAAATGAACAAAAAAATTTAAACTTTAAGGTTCTTTCAGAAGATAGCATTATTAAAATAACTAAATTTATCGACAATAATTTAGAAAATCCTACTTTATCAATAACTCAATTGCAAAATATATTTGGTTTTAATAAAAATACTTTAATTCAACTTTTTAAGAGAAATTATAACACTTGTCCTTCTAAATACATTATAAATAAAAAACTTGAGTATGCATCCATTCTTCTTATAGAAACAGAGCTATCTATAACTGAAATAGCTTATAAATTAAACTTTTCAAACTCTAGTAAATTTTCTTTGAATTTCAAGGGAAAATTTCTTTATACTCCATTACAATTTAGAAAAAAATATAAAGAACTTAAATAA
- the fdhF gene encoding formate dehydrogenase subunit alpha: protein MSIKVNKKEYDFVENKTLLDFLSDLDIAIPTLCYDERIEHNEQECGICVVEVDGKLEKACKAKLKDNTIIKTHSELVLKKRKEILGKIIDKHALDCLGCKKSGECKLQDYCYEYEIHTSKNGYEENLKIDNSNPFYTINPNKCIACGKCVEICKTLQGSNILELKEKDGRKYVGTKLEEKINNTKCMSCGNCVSICPVGALLPKEKEKFRHWETKSVRTTCSYCGVGCQIDFLVKNNKIVEAKPANIAPNDGLLCVKGKFGYKFVNHPDRINTPYIRKNGELKPASWKEAYTLIGEKMREIKDNYGSDSFGGLTSARCTNEDNYIFQKLFRAVIGTNNVDHCARLUHSSTVAGLATTLGSGAMTNSIEEVVDSKVIFIIGSNPRENHPVIGAKIKTAKLNGAKVIVADPRMIDLADDADVFLQLNLGTNISLINGMIHVIIKEKLYNKEYIEKNTENFEHLVKLVEKYTPEYAESICGVPKELIEKAARIYSSDVASIFYAMGITQHKAGTNGVMSLSNLALLCGNIGVKFGGINPLRGQNNVQGSCDMGGLPDSYPGYQKVYNPEVKSKFEKEWKVKLNDKVGYTIPEMMHKASHNELKCLYIMGENPMVSDPDINHIKHALESLEFLIVQDIFMTETAQLADVVLPALSFAEKDGTFTNTERRIQRVRKVVEREGVEPDWKIINNIMNVLGYKEIYNSAEEITKEIAKVTPQYKGLNYTVIDKIGIPWPINESGEGTSILHKNNPMRGKGLFVPSEQELLGENPCSQYPYLLTNGRNLYHYHTRTMTGKVDGLNEKSPDSYIEIHPQTMKKLGIVENEIIRVISRRGEIKTRVTSNDGILEELFFMPFHFAEGACNVLTGADRVDEKCGIPELKVTAVKIEKLI, encoded by the coding sequence GTGAGCATAAAAGTCAATAAAAAAGAGTATGACTTTGTAGAAAATAAAACTCTTTTAGACTTTTTAAGTGACTTAGATATAGCAATTCCAACATTATGTTATGATGAAAGAATAGAGCATAATGAACAAGAGTGTGGAATATGTGTTGTAGAAGTAGATGGTAAATTAGAAAAAGCTTGTAAAGCTAAACTAAAAGATAACACAATAATAAAAACCCACAGTGAATTGGTACTTAAAAAGAGAAAAGAGATATTAGGTAAAATAATTGATAAACATGCTTTAGATTGTTTAGGGTGTAAAAAATCTGGAGAATGTAAATTACAAGATTATTGTTATGAATATGAAATTCATACTAGCAAGAATGGTTACGAAGAAAATTTAAAAATAGATAATTCAAACCCTTTTTATACAATAAATCCTAATAAATGTATAGCTTGTGGAAAATGTGTAGAAATTTGTAAAACTCTTCAAGGAAGTAATATATTAGAATTAAAAGAAAAAGATGGAAGAAAATATGTAGGTACTAAACTTGAAGAAAAAATTAATAATACTAAATGCATGTCTTGTGGAAATTGTGTAAGTATTTGTCCTGTAGGAGCCTTACTTCCAAAAGAAAAAGAAAAATTTAGACATTGGGAAACAAAAAGTGTCAGAACAACATGTTCATATTGTGGTGTTGGATGTCAAATAGATTTTTTAGTAAAAAATAATAAAATAGTAGAAGCTAAACCAGCAAATATAGCTCCTAATGATGGATTATTATGTGTAAAAGGAAAATTTGGATATAAGTTTGTTAATCATCCCGATAGAATAAATACTCCATATATAAGAAAAAATGGTGAACTAAAGCCTGCGTCTTGGAAAGAAGCATACACTCTTATTGGAGAAAAAATGAGAGAAATAAAAGATAATTATGGATCAGATTCTTTTGGAGGATTAACATCAGCAAGATGTACAAACGAAGATAATTATATATTTCAAAAACTTTTTAGAGCGGTAATAGGAACTAATAATGTAGATCATTGCGCTCGTCTTTGACACAGTTCAACAGTTGCCGGGTTAGCAACTACGTTGGGAAGTGGAGCTATGACTAATAGTATTGAAGAAGTTGTAGACTCAAAAGTTATCTTTATAATAGGGTCAAATCCTCGAGAAAACCACCCTGTTATTGGAGCTAAAATAAAAACAGCTAAATTAAATGGCGCAAAAGTGATTGTTGCCGATCCTAGAATGATCGATTTAGCTGATGATGCAGATGTATTTTTACAATTAAATTTAGGAACTAATATTTCTCTTATTAATGGTATGATTCATGTAATAATAAAAGAAAAATTATATAATAAAGAGTATATAGAAAAAAATACAGAAAACTTTGAACACTTAGTTAAATTAGTCGAAAAATATACACCAGAATATGCAGAAAGTATTTGTGGTGTACCTAAAGAATTAATAGAAAAAGCTGCAAGAATATATTCAAGTGATGTAGCCTCTATTTTTTATGCCATGGGAATAACACAACATAAAGCCGGAACAAATGGAGTTATGAGTTTATCAAATTTAGCTTTATTGTGTGGAAATATAGGTGTTAAATTTGGAGGGATTAATCCTTTAAGAGGGCAAAATAATGTTCAAGGATCATGTGATATGGGAGGATTACCAGATTCATATCCAGGGTATCAAAAAGTATATAATCCTGAAGTAAAATCTAAATTTGAAAAAGAATGGAAAGTAAAATTAAATGATAAAGTAGGGTACACTATACCAGAAATGATGCATAAAGCTTCACATAATGAATTAAAATGTTTATATATAATGGGTGAGAATCCAATGGTTTCAGATCCGGATATAAATCATATAAAACACGCTTTAGAATCTTTAGAATTTTTAATTGTTCAAGATATATTTATGACAGAAACAGCTCAGTTAGCAGATGTTGTTTTACCAGCCTTATCTTTTGCTGAGAAAGATGGAACATTTACTAATACAGAGAGAAGAATTCAAAGAGTTAGAAAAGTTGTAGAAAGAGAGGGCGTTGAGCCTGATTGGAAAATTATAAATAATATTATGAATGTTTTAGGTTATAAAGAGATTTATAATTCTGCAGAGGAAATAACAAAAGAGATTGCAAAGGTAACTCCACAATATAAAGGATTAAATTATACAGTGATAGATAAGATAGGAATTCCTTGGCCTATAAATGAATCAGGAGAAGGAACATCTATTCTACATAAAAATAATCCTATGAGAGGAAAAGGACTTTTTGTACCATCAGAACAAGAACTTTTAGGAGAGAATCCGTGTAGTCAATATCCTTATTTATTAACAAATGGTAGAAATCTATATCACTATCATACAAGAACTATGACAGGTAAAGTAGATGGATTAAACGAAAAATCTCCAGATTCATACATTGAAATACACCCACAAACAATGAAAAAATTAGGCATAGTAGAGAATGAAATTATAAGAGTTATATCCAGAAGAGGTGAAATTAAAACTAGAGTAACTTCAAATGACGGAATTTTAGAAGAGTTATTTTTTATGCCATTCCATTTTGCAGAAGGAGCTTGTAACGTATTAACTGGAGCTGATCGTGTAGATGAAAAATGCGGAATTCCAGAGTTAAAAGTTACAGCAGTAAAAATAGAAAAGTTGATTTAG
- a CDS encoding aromatic acid exporter family protein: protein MFKYFDHKVIKTALASFLAYYLADYFGIKYGLTASIIAIISIQATKSDSIKITIERFFAVILGMSLFILLSSFLGYHYITLGLFILLFMPLCIKFRIVQGFLVTTVLATHILSEKSISIEFLLNEFYVLILGLFIGNILNLYMPTNEKTIDSIKIKVDSLLKQILSDISESLKCSCVSVDEDKNFRALKATIEEGRKFSLLDYDNSLFDKCNEHLNFFSMRRRQYRILTRMRTCFKRLYITHEYSIIIADFISKVSENVEVNKKTTPLIKEHKDLKELFSNFPLPKTRAEFENRATLFQLLQEMEEFLNAKIEFKKDYDN, encoded by the coding sequence ATGTTTAAATATTTTGATCATAAAGTTATAAAAACTGCTTTAGCTTCATTTTTAGCATATTATCTTGCTGATTATTTTGGCATAAAATATGGTCTCACAGCAAGTATTATCGCTATTATTTCTATACAAGCAACTAAAAGTGATAGTATTAAAATTACTATTGAGAGATTTTTTGCTGTTATTTTAGGGATGTCTCTTTTTATTTTATTATCTTCATTTTTAGGTTATCATTATATTACCTTAGGTCTTTTTATACTTCTTTTTATGCCTTTATGCATCAAATTTAGAATTGTACAAGGATTTTTAGTCACTACTGTTTTAGCTACACATATTCTAAGTGAAAAATCAATATCTATAGAATTTTTACTCAATGAATTTTATGTTTTAATTCTTGGTTTATTTATTGGAAATATTTTAAATCTTTACATGCCAACTAATGAAAAAACTATTGATTCTATTAAAATAAAGGTTGACTCTCTTCTTAAACAAATACTTTCAGATATTTCTGAAAGTCTAAAATGTAGTTGTGTTTCTGTAGATGAAGATAAAAATTTTAGAGCTTTAAAAGCAACTATTGAAGAAGGACGAAAATTTTCTTTATTAGATTATGATAACTCTCTTTTTGATAAATGTAACGAACATCTTAATTTCTTTTCAATGAGAAGAAGACAGTATCGAATTTTAACTAGAATGAGAACTTGTTTTAAAAGATTATATATCACCCATGAATATAGTATTATTATTGCAGACTTCATAAGTAAAGTATCTGAAAATGTTGAAGTTAATAAAAAAACAACCCCATTGATAAAAGAGCATAAAGATTTAAAAGAACTCTTTTCAAATTTTCCTCTTCCTAAAACTAGAGCTGAGTTTGAAAATCGAGCTACTCTTTTTCAACTTTTACAAGAAATGGAGGAGTTTTTAAATGCTAAAATTGAATTTAAAAAAGATTATGATAACTAA
- a CDS encoding flavocytochrome c, with protein sequence MKFFNKKYVSILASLLLTTTLVQGKEFISSAKGYNGDIKVKVDINNNEIKNIEILEEKESDFTRDGMKSIISDIIETQSTKVDNVAGATSTSVGLKRAVDRAIKESGAKLTPKEKKVIVYNDVTTDVVIIGGGGAGLTAAIAAKDNGSNVILVEKAAILGGNTNYATGGLNAAETSVQKSKGVNDSVDIFIEDTMKGGKNTNDKTLVTKMADSSAEIVDWLMDKGADLSDLGRMGGQSVNRTHRPTGGAPVGPNVVAALSESAKKSGVDIRLSTFAESIIYDGKAVKGIVVKAPTGQKYTINSKAVIIATGGFGANSEMIVENVSSLKGFGTTNHKGATGDGITMAKPLDVDLIHMDQIQTHPTVIPTNSVMITEAVRGNGAILVNRDGKRFVNELDTRDVVSKAELAQKGESAYLMFDETVKKSLKAIDSYDKKGYLTKGDTLSELAKKLNIPATELEKTFSKYNESVKVGQDPEFDRQNLPTALTEGPFYSVEVAPAVHHTMGGIKINEKAEVLSNNTPINGLFAAGEVTGGIHGSNRLGGNAVVDITVFGKIAGENASNFSK encoded by the coding sequence ATGAAATTTTTTAATAAAAAGTATGTTAGCATTTTAGCTTCTTTACTTTTAACAACAACTTTAGTTCAAGGAAAAGAATTTATTTCGTCAGCTAAGGGATATAATGGGGATATCAAAGTTAAAGTGGATATTAATAATAACGAAATTAAAAATATTGAAATTTTAGAAGAAAAAGAAAGTGATTTTACAAGAGATGGAATGAAGTCTATAATTTCAGATATTATTGAAACTCAATCAACTAAAGTTGATAATGTAGCAGGTGCAACTTCTACTAGTGTAGGCTTAAAAAGAGCTGTTGATAGAGCTATCAAAGAATCAGGAGCTAAGCTAACTCCTAAAGAAAAAAAAGTTATAGTTTATAATGATGTTACTACAGATGTTGTTATTATAGGTGGAGGTGGAGCTGGTCTTACTGCTGCTATTGCCGCTAAAGATAATGGTTCTAATGTTATTTTAGTTGAAAAAGCCGCTATTCTAGGTGGTAATACTAATTATGCTACAGGTGGCCTTAACGCTGCTGAAACATCCGTTCAAAAGTCTAAAGGTGTCAATGACTCCGTTGATATTTTCATAGAAGATACTATGAAAGGGGGAAAAAATACTAATGATAAAACTTTAGTTACTAAAATGGCTGACTCTTCAGCTGAAATTGTAGATTGGTTAATGGATAAAGGCGCTGATTTATCTGATCTTGGAAGAATGGGTGGTCAAAGTGTTAATAGAACTCATCGACCTACTGGAGGTGCTCCTGTTGGTCCTAATGTTGTTGCCGCTCTTTCTGAAAGTGCTAAAAAATCTGGAGTTGATATTAGACTATCAACTTTTGCTGAATCTATCATCTATGATGGTAAAGCTGTTAAGGGAATAGTTGTTAAAGCTCCAACTGGTCAAAAATATACAATCAATTCTAAAGCTGTTATTATTGCTACAGGTGGTTTTGGAGCAAATTCAGAAATGATTGTTGAAAATGTATCATCTTTAAAAGGATTTGGAACTACAAACCATAAAGGTGCAACTGGAGATGGTATTACTATGGCTAAACCTCTTGATGTAGATTTAATTCATATGGATCAAATCCAAACTCATCCAACAGTTATTCCTACTAATAGCGTTATGATAACTGAAGCTGTTAGAGGGAATGGAGCAATTCTTGTTAATAGAGATGGAAAAAGATTTGTTAATGAACTAGATACTAGAGACGTTGTTTCTAAAGCTGAGCTTGCACAAAAAGGTGAAAGTGCCTATCTTATGTTTGACGAAACTGTTAAAAAAAGTTTAAAAGCTATCGATAGTTATGATAAAAAAGGTTACTTAACTAAAGGTGATACTCTTTCTGAACTTGCTAAAAAATTAAATATTCCAGCTACAGAATTAGAGAAAACTTTCTCAAAGTATAACGAAAGTGTTAAAGTAGGACAAGATCCTGAATTTGACAGACAAAATTTACCTACTGCTCTTACTGAAGGACCTTTTTATAGTGTTGAAGTAGCTCCAGCTGTTCATCATACTATGGGAGGAATTAAAATCAACGAGAAAGCTGAAGTTTTATCTAATAACACCCCTATAAATGGACTTTTTGCTGCTGGAGAAGTTACTGGTGGAATTCATGGTTCTAATAGATTAGGTGGAAACGCTGTTGTTGATATAACTGTTTTTGGGAAAATAGCTGGAGAAAACGCTAGTAACTTTTCTAAATAA
- the moaA gene encoding GTP 3',8-cyclase MoaA yields MLDKSKRQINYLRLSITDHCNLRCQYCLPEQDTSFYKNCDLLNSEEIERIVKAFSLIGIKKVRITGGEPLIRKDFQEILKKINNIQKIEKIAITTNGFNLLENLDTFKKNGLSRINISLDSLIPEKYNEITRGGDFYKVFNTIKEASLKNFEKVRLNVVIMKGINDNEILDFVNLTKNLNIGVRFIEIMPIGEGKKFISVKNSEILSLIKDNYPLEKSLTNSTDGPALYYKVPGFIGEIGFISPLSNRFCDTCNRVRVTSNGFLKLCLHYDKGIDLLPYLKNNISIEDLASIIKEAIYNIKPKEHRMDKTDIVEDIESKGMNKIGG; encoded by the coding sequence ATGTTAGATAAAAGTAAAAGACAAATTAACTATTTAAGATTATCTATTACAGATCATTGTAATCTAAGATGTCAATATTGTCTTCCTGAACAAGATACAAGCTTTTATAAAAATTGTGATTTATTAAATAGCGAAGAAATAGAGAGAATTGTTAAAGCTTTTTCTTTAATTGGTATAAAAAAAGTTAGGATAACTGGTGGCGAGCCCTTAATTAGAAAAGATTTTCAAGAAATTTTAAAAAAAATAAATAATATCCAAAAAATTGAAAAAATAGCAATTACCACTAATGGATTTAATCTTTTAGAAAATCTAGATACTTTTAAAAAAAATGGTTTGAGTAGAATCAATATAAGCTTAGATAGTCTAATTCCAGAAAAATATAACGAAATAACTCGTGGGGGAGATTTTTATAAAGTTTTTAATACTATAAAAGAAGCTTCTTTAAAAAATTTTGAAAAAGTTAGATTAAATGTCGTTATTATGAAAGGCATTAATGATAATGAAATTTTAGACTTTGTAAATTTAACTAAAAATTTAAATATAGGAGTACGTTTTATTGAAATTATGCCTATTGGAGAAGGTAAAAAATTTATTTCTGTAAAAAACTCAGAAATTCTATCCTTAATAAAAGATAATTATCCTTTAGAAAAAAGTTTAACTAATTCAACAGATGGTCCCGCTTTATATTATAAAGTTCCTGGATTTATAGGAGAAATTGGATTTATTAGTCCTCTTTCTAATAGATTTTGTGATACTTGTAATAGGGTTCGAGTTACATCTAATGGATTTTTAAAGCTATGCTTACATTATGATAAGGGAATTGATTTATTACCATATTTAAAAAATAATATATCCATAGAAGATCTGGCTTCTATTATAAAAGAAGCTATATATAATATAAAACCAAAAGAACATCGCATGGATAAAACTGATATAGTTGAAGATATTGAATCTAAAGGGATGAATAAAATAGGAGGATGA
- the glsA gene encoding glutaminase A produces MKSFLEGVINRNKYVCELGKVADYIPGLSSANKNHLGICITDTSGEIIIAGDADIKFTLQSISKPLTLMLALLDRGEKYVFSKVGMEPSGDAFNSIRKLETGRMRKPFNPMINAGAIEVCSMIKGENSTEKFERVLNFIKLISGNNNLKVNEEIYQGEKETGNKNRSMAYFLKGEGLITGDVEEVLDIYFKQCSIEVTAIDLAKIGLFLAKGGVLENGERIVSEHIATIVKTLMVTCGMYDGSGEFAIKVGIPSKSGVGGGILSVVPGKMGIGVFGPALDLKGNSIGGIAVLEEIAENFKFSIFN; encoded by the coding sequence ATGAAAAGTTTTTTAGAAGGCGTTATTAATAGAAATAAATATGTTTGCGAACTAGGAAAAGTTGCTGACTATATCCCAGGATTATCTAGTGCTAATAAAAATCATTTAGGTATTTGTATAACTGATACTTCTGGTGAAATTATTATAGCTGGTGATGCAGATATTAAATTTACTCTTCAGAGCATTTCAAAACCCTTAACTCTGATGTTAGCTTTGCTTGATAGAGGTGAAAAATATGTTTTTTCTAAGGTTGGAATGGAACCTAGTGGTGATGCTTTTAACTCTATTAGAAAATTAGAAACTGGTAGAATGAGGAAACCTTTTAATCCCATGATTAATGCTGGTGCTATTGAAGTTTGCTCTATGATAAAAGGTGAAAATAGTACAGAAAAATTTGAACGAGTTCTTAATTTCATCAAATTAATCTCAGGTAATAATAATTTAAAAGTTAATGAAGAAATATACCAAGGTGAAAAAGAGACTGGTAATAAAAATCGTTCAATGGCCTATTTCTTAAAAGGAGAAGGTTTAATCACTGGAGATGTTGAAGAAGTCTTAGATATTTATTTTAAACAATGTTCCATTGAAGTCACTGCTATAGATCTTGCTAAAATAGGTCTATTTCTTGCTAAAGGCGGTGTTTTAGAAAATGGTGAACGTATCGTTAGTGAGCATATTGCTACTATAGTTAAAACACTTATGGTTACTTGTGGTATGTACGATGGTTCTGGTGAATTCGCTATTAAAGTTGGAATTCCATCTAAGTCTGGTGTAGGAGGTGGAATTCTATCTGTTGTTCCTGGAAAAATGGGAATCGGTGTTTTTGGCCCTGCTCTAGATCTTAAAGGTAACTCCATTGGTGGAATTGCTGTTCTTGAGGAAATTGCGGAAAATTTCAAATTTAGTATTTTTAATTAA
- a CDS encoding copper homeostasis protein CutC: MTLEACVGSYSEALLAIEKGANRIELCENLYEGGTTPSYGTIKKIRELAIPAFVMIRPRGGDFCYSQSEIEIMKEDIKICKELGVLGVVFGVLTKDKKIDYTLLKELVTLSKPMSITFHKAIDEIDNPEDEILKLAELGVDRILTSGKKAIAFEGADLLNKFINIAQDKIKIVVCGGVTYENFEKVNKLIPNTEYHGKKIV; this comes from the coding sequence ATAACTTTAGAAGCATGTGTAGGTTCGTATAGTGAAGCTCTTTTAGCTATTGAAAAAGGTGCTAATCGAATTGAACTTTGTGAAAATTTATATGAAGGAGGAACAACCCCTTCTTATGGAACAATCAAAAAAATTAGAGAATTAGCTATCCCAGCTTTTGTTATGATTAGACCTAGAGGAGGAGATTTCTGCTACTCTCAATCTGAAATCGAAATTATGAAAGAAGATATCAAAATTTGTAAAGAACTTGGAGTTCTAGGAGTTGTATTTGGAGTTTTAACAAAAGACAAAAAAATTGATTATACTCTTTTAAAAGAGTTAGTTACTCTTTCAAAACCAATGAGTATTACTTTCCATAAAGCTATTGATGAAATCGATAATCCAGAAGATGAAATTTTGAAACTAGCAGAACTTGGAGTCGATCGTATTTTAACATCTGGTAAAAAAGCTATTGCTTTTGAGGGAGCTGATCTTTTAAATAAATTCATTAATATCGCTCAAGATAAAATAAAAATTGTAGTTTGTGGTGGAGTGACATACGAAAATTTTGAAAAAGTTAACAAATTAATTCCTAACACTGAATATCATGGAAAAAAAATAGTTTAA